GCAGATCGACCGAGAACCCGAGCTTCTATCGCGCGAACGCGGCAAAGCAGCGACACTGATCGAAGGAGCAGCGGACCGCAACAACGTCTACAAAACCGTGGAGACGTCAATCGAAACGATAGCGACGAATCATGTTGACTTCATACTAAATTCTGTCCGAGAGATTCGTCGCCATGAAATTGGCGAGGAAGCCGCGGCGCAAGAGGAGCGAAACGGAAACAAGACCGACGAAGATTATGCGGCCGTCATTCAAGCCAAGCGGGACGAGCGAGAAAAAGTTCACCAGGAGGCTATGCGCAAACAGAAAGAGATCGATGATGAGAAAAGGAGGATTAGAGCTGAGGAGGATCGGAAGAAGCGCGAAATCCAGCGCCAGAAGGACGAAGAGGAGCGAGCTAGAAGGAGAGAGCGGGATGAACAGAGACGTGCTGAGCGCGAGCGTCTGCGCGAAGAACAACAGAAACTTGATGAACAAAGAGATCGAGAACGAGACGAAAGATACGAGCGACGTCGACGAGAAGAGCGTGAAAGATATCGGGATTGGGGGCGCGAGCGCAGTCGGAGTCGCAGCCGGACTCGAGATAGGGAACGAGAGCGAGGCAGAGACAGAGACAGAGACAGGAACAGGAATTGGGATAGCTACCGGGCGCGTGACCGCTCCCCAAGCCGTCGTTCTGACCGTGCCGTACCCGAGCGACCTCGCGATTCTAAGACAATGTCCACGGACCCGACATCTGCGCCCCCGCGACCGCCCCCGCAACCACTGCTGCCTGTGGATGAGAAATCGCTTGAAGAGGCTGCTCTACAAATGTTGTTgaaagaaggcgaagagcTTGCGGCGAAGGCCCGGCAGAAGCCCGAGTTTGATTTCGAGGAAGCGGAGGCCATTGAGAACGGTCTGAAAGCCCCTACAACGGAGCAATCTAAATCTAGTACTCCAGCACAGGATACATATGTTGAAAGAAGGCGGTCGacagcagcggcagcagccgcaacaacaacaactgaTGACCGGCAACGGGAGCGCAAACGAGAgggcagccgcagccgcagtcGCACCCGCAGACATTCCTCGCGCTTTGATGGAGACCGTCGAGGCGAGCGATCACGGGAGACATCCATCCGACCGCGGGACCGTGATGATGGTCGAGCTCCTATCCGTGGGTATGACCGTTATGAGAGTTATCGACCTGGCCGTCGGAGTAGGAGTCGATCTACCACACGTGGCCAAGATCGGGACCGGGATCGTGTTCGCGATGACCGGTACAGGGATGATCGGGATAGGGATCGGATACGAGATCGACAACCATCTGAAAGAGAACGAGATTATCGTCATCGGGACCGCAGCCGAGAAAGGGACCGCGAAAGAGAACGGAATCGAGATGAGTATCGTCGCCGACGTTCCCCCTCGCGTGCTAGAGACCGGGACCAGGACCGAGCTCGTGACCGTGACAGTGAAAGACCGAGAGAGAGAAACCGGGACCGGGATCGAGACCGTGATCGAGTGCGTGAGCGCGAACGTGAACGAGAACGAGAACGAGAAAGGCCACGAGAGAAGGAACAAGATCGCGAACGTCACCGTGACCGAGAAAGACCCCGAGAGGGGGATCGAGACCGCGAGAGAGACAGAGACCGGGGGCGAGCACCCTCCCAATCACGCGGCCGTGCATCTTCGCGGAAACGGTCACGATCCCGAGTAGGTGCTCGCTCGCGCTCCCGCCATCGCTCCCCCAGCGTCCTCGACATCGACCGCTATGTCCCGCCGACAAGCCGTCGTAGTCGATCCCCACGTCGACGGGTGCGATCTCCAGACCGGCCCGATCGACCAGACCGGGATGACCGCGGACGAATTGACCGATATATCCCCGGTGGTACTGTTAGTGCGGGCGGGGAACGTGAACAAAGAGATCGAGAGCCGGAAAAAGCGCGGGATGTTTCGAAAAGGCGGAGCCCGGATCGCAGTCGATGATGGTAACCTTAATGACTTGTGTACTTGTACTATTATTGTTGGATGTAATTGGGGGTTTGGTGTATGAACGGGCGGTCTATATACTAATCTCTAATGATGACGACTTTGCATACAGGAGGGATAGACAATGCATTGGCAGGCTACAGATGCTCTATAAAATGCAATAGAAGATGAGCTTCAGAAACGTGAGATATGCAGACAGACAGTGAAACCTTCATGGGAAGCTAGTTATTCTTCCCCATGTCGCCGGTAGGAGTAGCCATCAGCATGAGAGCCACTAGGCCTCAGGTTAGGTGAGAGACGTTCAATAATAGTCCGTTCCAAGGCTTTTATAGACCGTTCATTATCACCTAGTTTGTTCCAGACGGAAATAAGATGCGAATTGAAGCGGACAGACGAGGAGACCCCTAGAACATGGTCATGTTCTATTCATGTCAGTATATACCTGGCGCCACATCCACGTTAAATAGACAGGGGGAAATGAACATACCCTCTTCCAAAGCCGCCTGAAACTCATTCGCCATACATAAGATCACCGCCTCATGGAAAAACGCCAACGCCTTACCCTTTGGCACCCGAAACTGCCAACACCCTCCGTTCCGATTCTCCGGATCTTCAGGCACAGGCTTTACACCCTTTCGGAAGATATGTACGCTGTCTCTTACACGGACTTTGTCCCATGGGTAGTTATTATAGACGCGGTAGAAGGTTGCGATGTCGGCGACGTCATCGTGGAGGATGTATAGTTTGTTTTTATTTGAGGGGTCGTCCGACTCGGGCGTGTACTTGTCGTACCAGACTGTCCAGTGGTATTGGAAGGGGAGGGGACGTAGCTTTCCGAAGATGTTTTGGTGGAGGGATTTGCGTGTGCTTGTTTTGTCTCGGAGGTTGTGGTTGTCGTCTGATGTTATGGGGGTGGTGTCGTTGAGTTGGAGTTGGGGGACGCTCATGGTTTCTGATTCAAGCATCTTAAATTCGGTCGAGAATATGAAAAGGGATTGCAATTAGGAGCATACAAGTCAATGTATACTTATATAGGCTCCAACGATAGTACTATAGATATCTTCCGCTCCCCTGAATATGAATAGAATCAATTTGTATAGCTGAATGAGGGGCTTGCTTAGTGAGCATTTGTAGCAGACTTTCTCATGGCTTAtttctgtacggagtattgcGTGGATCAATTAATCGCTCGGACTGTCAATCAG
This Aspergillus chevalieri M1 DNA, chromosome 3, nearly complete sequence DNA region includes the following protein-coding sequences:
- a CDS encoding eukaryotic translation initiation factor 4E (COG:J;~EggNog:ENOG410PKY3;~InterPro:IPR001040,IPR023398;~PFAM:PF01652;~go_function: GO:0003723 - RNA binding [Evidence IEA];~go_function: GO:0003743 - translation initiation factor activity [Evidence IEA];~go_process: GO:0006413 - translational initiation [Evidence IEA]), whose amino-acid sequence is MLESETMSVPQLQLNDTTPITSDDNHNLRDKTSTRKSLHQNIFGKLRPLPFQYHWTVWYDKYTPESDDPSNKNKLYILHDDVADIATFYRVYNNYPWDKVRVRDSVHIFRKGVKPVPEDPENRNGGCWQFRVPKGKALAFFHEAVILCMANEFQAALEEEHDHVLGVSSSVRFNSHLISVWNKLGDNERSIKALERTIIERLSPNLRPSGSHADGYSYRRHGEE
- a CDS encoding BOD1/SHG1 domain-containing protein (COG:S;~EggNog:ENOG410PQGD;~PFAM:PF05205); its protein translation is MAGPEETPDVKMNGIKRASPEVNFWQRKKFKTEELPLSAAQHAAIENLLHSFKKKGGFDNVRKKIWADFDGGEYKTEFTQLLIELADSQIDREPELLSRERGKAATLIEGAADRNNVYKTVETSIETIATNHVDFILNSVREIRRHEIGEEAAAQEERNGNKTDEDYAAVIQAKRDEREKVHQEAMRKQKEIDDEKRRIRAEEDRKKREIQRQKDEEERARRRERDEQRRAERERLREEQQKLDEQRDRERDERYERRRREERERYRDWGRERSRSRSRTRDRERERGRDRDRDRNRNWDSYRARDRSPSRRSDRAVPERPRDSKTMSTDPTSAPPRPPPQPLLPVDEKSLEEAALQMLLKEGEELAAKARQKPEFDFEEAEAIENGLKAPTTEQSKSSTPAQDTYVERRRSTAAAAAATTTTDDRQRERKREGSRSRSRTRRHSSRFDGDRRGERSRETSIRPRDRDDGRAPIRGYDRYESYRPGRRSRSRSTTRGQDRDRDRVRDDRYRDDRDRDRIRDRQPSERERDYRHRDRSRERDRERERNRDEYRRRRSPSRARDRDQDRARDRDSERPRERNRDRDRDRDRVRERERERERERERPREKEQDRERHRDRERPREGDRDRERDRDRGRAPSQSRGRASSRKRSRSRVGARSRSRHRSPSVLDIDRYVPPTSRRSRSPRRRVRSPDRPDRPDRDDRGRIDRYIPGGTVSAGGEREQRDREPEKARDVSKRRSPDRSR